Genomic segment of Geminocystis herdmanii PCC 6308:
TACTTGTAATTTGTGCCACCCTTGAAGAATCAGCCCGTTGGATGGCTAATATTGAGGTTATGGGCTATAAACAAGTTTTTTTCTATCCCACCACAGAAGCGAGTCCCTATGAACCTTTTAACAGTGAATCTGAGATGATTTGGGGACAGATGCAGACCCTTTCAAGCCTAATTGCTCAAGATGTTACAAGCTCTCCTTTAGCGGTTGTCACCACAGAAAAAGCCTTACAACCCCACTTACCACCCCCTTGCATTTTTGCTGACTATTGCTTAAATTTGAGCAAGGGCATGACTTTAGAGAGTAAGAATATTGATCTAACTTTAACAAGGATGGGGTACGATCGAGTTAATTTAGTGGAAATCGAAGGACAATGGAGTAAAAGAGGGGATTTAATCGATATTTTCCCAGTTTCGGCAGAATTACCCGTCAGATTAGATTTTTTTGGCGATGAATTGGAGTCTATTCGAGAATTTGATCCTGTTACTCAACGAAGTTTAGATAAGATAGACGAATTAACTCTGACTCCCACTACATGGACGGGGATAATTAGTCAGAATTTGCCTAGTATAGAAATTATTAAACCATATATTAGCACTAAGGAGCAAGAAAATTTAGATAATGGTATTTATCCCGAAGCTATGAGTCGTTTTTTAGGGTGCGCTTTTCATGGTGAAAATGGTCATGTTGCCTCGATTTTAGACTATTTTCCTGAGAATTCGATCGTTGCCATTGATGAGGTAGAACAATGTACTGCCCATAGCCGTATTTGGGTGGAACAAGCGCAAGAAAAATGGCAATTAATTAATGAATCTGTTATTCTCCCTGACGGAATAATCCCCCCTAACCCCAAGTCTGAGGAAGAAAAATTAAGCCCCCTTGCCCCCAAATCTGGGGGTAAAAATGAAGTCTCTAATATTGGGGATTTAGGGGCGATTCCGAAAATTCATCGAGATTTTTCCACATCTTTAGAGTTAATTAAATATCCCCAAATTTATCTCTCAGAAATTGCCTTAGAAGTTATCGAAACGGACATCCCAACTCTTAATTTATCTTCTCGCCCTTTGCCTGTTTCTCCCCATCAATTTGCTAAATTAGCAGAAATTTTAAGAGGTAAAAAAGAGGTTTATAATACCATCGATTTAGGTAAGTATAATAAATGGTTAATTTCTGCTCAACCTTCTCGCTCGATCGCATTATTACAAGAACATGACTGCCCTGCTCAATTGATTACTAATGCTGTTGATTTTGGTTCGATCGAAAAACTGCAACGTCAAAATATTTCTGTTGGTTTAAAATACTCTGGACAAGCAGAATTAGAAGGTTTTATTTTACCTACTTTTCGCATTGCTATTATAACCGATCGAGAGTTTTTTGGACAACATAATTTAGCTAGTCCTACCTATATCAGAAAACGCCGTCAAGCAGCTTCAAAACAAGTTGATTTAGACAAGTTAAGACCAAAAGATTTTATTGTTCATAAATATTATGGATTAGGACAGTTTTTAAACTTAGAAATTTGTGAAGGAAGAGAGTATTTAGCTATTCAATATCTCGATGGTTTATTAAGAGTTCCAGCTGATGCTTTAGAATTGGTATCTCGCTATAGACATACAGGAGAAGGCACTCCTAAGTTAAATAAAATGTCGGGGAGAGACTGGGTAAATGTCAAAAATAAAGTTAGAAAATCTATTAAAAAATTAGCGGTTGATTTAGTTAAATTATACGCAAAAAGAGCAGAATTAGAGGGACATTCCTGCCTCGAAGATACCCCTTGGCAAAGAGAATTAGAAGACTCTTTTCCCTATCAACCAACCCCTGATCAAATCAAGGCGATTCAGGATGTTAAAAGAGATTTAGAAAGCGATCGACCTATGGATAGGTTAGTGTGTGGAGATGTGGGTTTTGGCAAAACAGAAGTGGCAATTAGAGCAATTTTTAAGATGGTAACAGCAGGTAATAAACAAGTGGTTTTTATTGCACCTACCACTATTTTATCCCAACAACATTATCATACTTTAGTGGAAAGATTTTCTCCTTATCCTATCAATATAGGTTTATTAAATCGCTTCCGCACTGAATCAGAAAAAGTGGAAATTATCAAAAAATTGGCAACGGGAGAATTAGATATTGTGGTGGGTACTCAAGGGGTTTTAAGTAATAAAATTAAGTATAAAGATTTGGGTTTATTAGTAGTGGATGAAGAACAAAGATTTGGGGTGAATCAGAAAGAAAAAATTAAAGCAATGAAAACTTCGATCGATGTTTTAACCCTCAGTGCCACACCGATTCCTCGTACTCTTTATATGTCCATTTCGGGGGTGCGAGAAATGAGTTTAATTACCACTCCTCCCCCTAGTCGTCGCCCTATCAAAACCCATATTTTACCCTTTAATCAAGGGGCGATTCGTACTGCCATTCGCAATGAATTAGACAGGGGAGGACAAATTTTCTACGTTTTACCCCGTATTGAGGGCATGGAAGACGTTATCAAAATGCTTCAAGCCATGATTCCTAGCCTAAGAATTGCCATCGCCCATGGGCAAATGCACCAAGGGGAATTGGAAACCACCATGTTGACGTTTAATAATGGGGATGTGGATTTGCTAGTATGCACGACTATCGTTGAGTCTGGTTTAGATATTCCTCGTGTGAATACTATCATCATCGAAGATGCTCAAAAATTCGGACTAGCCCAATTATATCAGCTTAGGGGGCGAGTAGGTCGATCGGGCATTCAAGCCCATGCTTGGTTACTATATCCTGACAAGGAGACTTTATCGGAGGTGGCGTTAAAAAGATTACGCGCCTTGCAGGAGTTTACACAACTCGGTTCGGGTTATCATTTAGCTATGCGTGATATGGAAATTCGTGGAGTGGGCAGTCTCCTTGGCGCCGAGCAATCTGGGCAAGTGGAAGCCATCGGTTTTGAGATGTACACGGAAATGTTGAAAGAGGCTATCAACGAAATTCAAGGGCAGGAAATTCCCACCGTGGAAGACACCCAAATTGATATACCCCTCACGGCTTTAATCCCCACTCGTTATATCCCTGATTTAGAACAAAAAATGGATGCTTACCGCTCGATCGCAACTGTATCTAGTCAGAAGGAAATCAAGCAAATTGAAGCGGATTGGCTAGACAGATATGGTGATATTCCCGAACCAGCACAACAATTATTACAAGTAGCTCAATTGAAATTAAGGGCAAGATCGATCGGCTTTTCACGGATAAAACTAGAGGGGAAACAAAATGTTATCCTTGAAACACCAATGCAAGAACCAGCATGGCAATTATTAAATGCTAAGTTGCCAAAACATTTGCAACATCGTTTTGTCTATGGCAAAAACAAGGTAATCGTCAGAGGTTTAGGTGCGATGAAAGCCAGTCAACAATTAGACAGTCTTAACAGTTGGTTTAACTATCTTGTCGTAGATTAAGTATTTCAATATTTTTATTCAAAAAAAATGTAGAATATTATCTCT
This window contains:
- the mfd gene encoding transcription-repair coupling factor, which produces MLNSVIRSISKSPLTSELIQKLNHSQKLNLQGVARLPKGLVTASISQSEQKNLLVICATLEESARWMANIEVMGYKQVFFYPTTEASPYEPFNSESEMIWGQMQTLSSLIAQDVTSSPLAVVTTEKALQPHLPPPCIFADYCLNLSKGMTLESKNIDLTLTRMGYDRVNLVEIEGQWSKRGDLIDIFPVSAELPVRLDFFGDELESIREFDPVTQRSLDKIDELTLTPTTWTGIISQNLPSIEIIKPYISTKEQENLDNGIYPEAMSRFLGCAFHGENGHVASILDYFPENSIVAIDEVEQCTAHSRIWVEQAQEKWQLINESVILPDGIIPPNPKSEEEKLSPLAPKSGGKNEVSNIGDLGAIPKIHRDFSTSLELIKYPQIYLSEIALEVIETDIPTLNLSSRPLPVSPHQFAKLAEILRGKKEVYNTIDLGKYNKWLISAQPSRSIALLQEHDCPAQLITNAVDFGSIEKLQRQNISVGLKYSGQAELEGFILPTFRIAIITDREFFGQHNLASPTYIRKRRQAASKQVDLDKLRPKDFIVHKYYGLGQFLNLEICEGREYLAIQYLDGLLRVPADALELVSRYRHTGEGTPKLNKMSGRDWVNVKNKVRKSIKKLAVDLVKLYAKRAELEGHSCLEDTPWQRELEDSFPYQPTPDQIKAIQDVKRDLESDRPMDRLVCGDVGFGKTEVAIRAIFKMVTAGNKQVVFIAPTTILSQQHYHTLVERFSPYPINIGLLNRFRTESEKVEIIKKLATGELDIVVGTQGVLSNKIKYKDLGLLVVDEEQRFGVNQKEKIKAMKTSIDVLTLSATPIPRTLYMSISGVREMSLITTPPPSRRPIKTHILPFNQGAIRTAIRNELDRGGQIFYVLPRIEGMEDVIKMLQAMIPSLRIAIAHGQMHQGELETTMLTFNNGDVDLLVCTTIVESGLDIPRVNTIIIEDAQKFGLAQLYQLRGRVGRSGIQAHAWLLYPDKETLSEVALKRLRALQEFTQLGSGYHLAMRDMEIRGVGSLLGAEQSGQVEAIGFEMYTEMLKEAINEIQGQEIPTVEDTQIDIPLTALIPTRYIPDLEQKMDAYRSIATVSSQKEIKQIEADWLDRYGDIPEPAQQLLQVAQLKLRARSIGFSRIKLEGKQNVILETPMQEPAWQLLNAKLPKHLQHRFVYGKNKVIVRGLGAMKASQQLDSLNSWFNYLVVD